From a single Paraburkholderia sp. FT54 genomic region:
- a CDS encoding methyl-accepting chemotaxis protein: MTLSRRLLLTLLVAQLTLLFVGILGLWHLNRAQQRFQSVQSDIIPSMKELSGAKYDIAGFGRLNYRYLVSADHADTADEAQVEKEVVVLNKSIDDHFAAYERSDVSDETDSQMFQADKSNIAAYRAAREGFQAKVHAGDAEGAKALLVDGAVHKAAGALTSGLESHIAYNNKLGEDLRDANNAAYAQAFWLLVSCVVAALVVSGGLGIQLYRAITSGLKNIQQTLQEVSQSLDLTHTAKVGRMDEIGQTAIAFNALLARVGAVVGEVRLSASSVAVASRQIATGNTDLSQRTEEQAASLEETASSMEELTATVRQNADNAKQAMTLATTASDIARRGGEVVGRVVETMHGISGSSTKMAEIITVIEGIAFQTNILALNAAVEAARAGEQGRGFAVVAGEVRTLAQRSATAAREIKDLIGESVSRVDAGSRLVDEAGSTISEIVRSVKHVTDIVNEISAASEEQRTGIEQVNQAVMQMDQVTQQNAALVEEASAAAQSMAGQADTLQSAVAVFRIGETESITPGVDARRSEPRRSASGGRTSRRVESAPSNKGAILVAEGSALGTSDAGGMNWETF; encoded by the coding sequence ATGACTCTCTCCCGACGCCTGCTTCTCACACTATTAGTCGCCCAGCTAACCCTGCTGTTCGTGGGCATTCTCGGGCTATGGCATCTGAATCGGGCACAACAACGTTTTCAGTCTGTGCAGTCCGATATCATTCCCAGCATGAAGGAATTGAGCGGCGCCAAATATGACATCGCGGGCTTCGGCCGGCTAAATTACCGCTACCTTGTCAGTGCGGATCACGCCGATACCGCAGACGAGGCTCAAGTCGAAAAAGAGGTCGTTGTCCTCAACAAAAGTATCGATGATCATTTCGCCGCATACGAGCGCAGTGACGTTTCGGACGAAACTGACAGCCAGATGTTCCAGGCCGACAAGTCGAATATCGCGGCTTACCGTGCAGCCCGGGAAGGCTTTCAGGCGAAAGTCCATGCGGGAGACGCCGAAGGTGCGAAGGCCTTGCTGGTCGACGGTGCTGTTCACAAGGCAGCCGGGGCGCTGACATCGGGTCTCGAGAGCCATATTGCCTACAACAACAAGCTCGGCGAGGATCTGCGCGATGCGAACAACGCAGCTTACGCCCAGGCTTTCTGGCTGTTAGTGAGTTGCGTCGTCGCGGCGCTGGTCGTGAGCGGCGGCCTGGGCATCCAGCTTTACCGCGCGATTACTTCCGGCTTGAAGAATATCCAGCAGACGTTACAGGAAGTTAGCCAATCGCTGGACCTGACCCACACAGCGAAGGTCGGCCGTATGGACGAGATCGGTCAAACTGCAATTGCCTTCAATGCCTTGCTGGCGCGCGTGGGGGCCGTTGTCGGCGAAGTCAGGCTCTCGGCGAGTTCGGTTGCTGTCGCCTCCAGGCAGATCGCGACTGGCAATACCGATTTGTCCCAGCGCACGGAGGAGCAGGCTGCGTCGCTTGAGGAAACCGCGTCCAGCATGGAGGAGCTGACAGCCACGGTTCGGCAGAATGCGGATAACGCGAAGCAGGCCATGACGCTGGCGACTACGGCGTCGGATATTGCCCGGCGCGGGGGTGAAGTGGTCGGTCGCGTGGTTGAAACAATGCACGGAATTTCCGGCAGCTCGACCAAGATGGCCGAGATCATCACGGTGATTGAAGGCATTGCGTTCCAGACCAACATCCTTGCGCTCAACGCAGCGGTCGAGGCGGCGCGTGCCGGCGAACAGGGACGCGGTTTTGCCGTCGTGGCCGGCGAGGTCCGCACACTCGCGCAACGCAGTGCGACTGCTGCGAGAGAGATCAAGGACCTGATCGGCGAGTCGGTCAGTCGGGTGGATGCGGGCTCGAGGCTTGTGGACGAAGCAGGAAGCACGATTAGTGAAATCGTCCGGTCTGTGAAGCATGTCACCGATATAGTGAATGAAATCTCGGCGGCGTCGGAGGAACAGCGCACCGGCATCGAGCAGGTCAATCAGGCCGTCATGCAGATGGACCAGGTCACCCAGCAGAATGCCGCGTTGGTGGAAGAGGCGTCAGCAGCTGCCCAGTCGATGGCAGGCCAAGCCGATACTTTGCAAAGCGCGGTTGCGGTCTTCAGGATCGGCGAGACGGAGTCAATCACGCCGGGCGTCGACGCCCGGCGGAGCGAACCGCGCCGGTCGGCTTCGGGGGGCCGCACGTCTCGTCGAGTGGAGTCGGCTCCGTCGAACAAGGGAGCCATCCTCGTTGCAGAGGGGAGTGCACTAGGCACTTCCGATGCCGGTGGTATGAACTGGGAAACATTCTGA
- a CDS encoding efflux transporter outer membrane subunit: MLLGPLAGCSLAPPYTPPKMALPASYKGTGPFALAHPEAQLMQGDWWTMFGDQQLDHLEASLNAANPNLQAAEETYTQARDIVGEARSQLFPQLSAQTYGSQNRQSEHRLFRANGGGLSEEGTLGYGAALSWEPDFWGEIRNRTNYAKANAQATAAMVASARLSLEIELADDYMALRGLDSEHAVYTKTLAYYGDALKITKLRFAGKIAAGLDVERAQNQLSSAQAADTDIQAQRGVLEHAIAVLAGENPSIFSLPAEELTSLAVPTIPAGVPSALLQRRPDIAQSERQMAAENAAIGVARAAFYPNIQLSANAGFQNDTFGGLASLSNSLWSVGASAVLPLFEGGLRRAEEQQSKSAFTQAADNYRATVLQAFREVEDQLVLTNSLVSENTQQQDSLKAARKVQDLALRLYTNGLDNYLSVTVAQVATLSAELATVQVQTRQLQAAVGMIGAVGGGWSTADLPTSKQTIPFNPLALHHAPGDVREPD; this comes from the coding sequence ATGCTGCTCGGTCCGCTTGCCGGGTGCAGTCTTGCGCCGCCCTATACGCCACCGAAAATGGCGCTGCCCGCCAGTTACAAAGGAACCGGGCCCTTCGCGCTCGCGCATCCGGAAGCGCAGCTCATGCAAGGTGACTGGTGGACCATGTTCGGCGATCAACAACTCGATCATCTGGAAGCCAGCCTGAACGCCGCCAACCCCAATCTTCAGGCAGCGGAGGAAACTTACACGCAGGCGCGCGATATCGTGGGCGAGGCCCGCTCGCAGTTGTTTCCGCAGTTGAGCGCCCAGACGTATGGATCGCAGAACCGCCAATCCGAGCACCGACTGTTCCGCGCCAACGGAGGCGGGCTGAGTGAGGAAGGTACGCTCGGCTACGGGGCGGCCCTGTCGTGGGAGCCGGATTTCTGGGGCGAAATTCGGAATCGGACCAACTATGCGAAGGCCAACGCCCAGGCCACTGCCGCGATGGTTGCATCGGCACGCCTGAGCCTCGAAATCGAACTGGCCGATGACTATATGGCGCTGCGGGGGCTCGACTCGGAGCATGCGGTCTATACGAAAACGCTCGCCTATTACGGCGACGCGCTCAAGATCACGAAGCTGCGTTTTGCCGGGAAGATTGCGGCAGGTCTCGACGTCGAGCGGGCTCAGAACCAGCTCTCCTCGGCACAGGCAGCCGATACCGACATCCAGGCGCAGCGCGGCGTGCTCGAACACGCAATCGCCGTGCTCGCAGGCGAAAACCCGTCGATCTTCAGCCTGCCCGCCGAAGAACTGACGTCCCTGGCGGTCCCCACCATTCCGGCGGGCGTGCCCTCCGCCCTACTGCAACGGCGCCCTGATATCGCACAGTCCGAGCGACAGATGGCGGCAGAAAACGCGGCGATCGGCGTGGCGCGCGCGGCGTTCTATCCGAACATTCAGTTGAGCGCCAATGCGGGATTCCAGAACGACACCTTCGGCGGGCTCGCTTCCCTGTCCAACAGCCTCTGGTCAGTCGGCGCATCGGCCGTCCTGCCGCTCTTCGAAGGCGGACTGCGCAGAGCGGAGGAGCAGCAGAGCAAGTCGGCGTTCACGCAGGCCGCGGACAATTACCGCGCGACTGTGCTGCAGGCGTTTCGCGAGGTCGAAGACCAGCTCGTGCTGACCAACAGTCTTGTCTCGGAGAACACCCAGCAGCAAGATTCTCTCAAGGCTGCGCGGAAGGTGCAGGATCTCGCGCTGCGCCTCTATACCAACGGTCTGGACAACTACCTTAGTGTGACCGTTGCGCAGGTCGCCACGCTGAGCGCCGAGCTGGCAACGGTTCAGGTGCAGACCCGCCAACTACAGGCAGCTGTCGGGATGATTGGCGCGGTGGGCGGCGGCTGGAGCACGGCGGATCTGCCGACCTCGAAACAAACGATCCCCTTCAATCCGCTTGCGCTTCACCACGCGCCAGGTGACGTTCGCGAACCGGATTGA
- a CDS encoding efflux RND transporter periplasmic adaptor subunit, whose product MSAAIAALVLAGLVVHGIVERHDTVTDLKSVADEESVPQVQVMSPTSGPATRTVTLPGNIKAWYTAPIYAQVSGYVRKWYVDYGASVKAGTLLATIDAPTVDEQYQTSVANLDVAKTNGTLANVTAKRWKALAGTEAVAQEEVDVKVADAAAKQAQVLAAQHDLARYHALEGFKNIVAPFDGVVTSRDTDVGNYVNAAGGDVSSRGTADELFSVADIHKMRLFVSVPQDYADMLKPGLEATFTLAQYPGREFKATLLTTANAFNPQTRTVVTELVADNPDHLIWPGTYATVQFVVPANQSVLVVPEQALLFRDQGMQVAVIDSDNRVHLQNVKLGLNLGQNVQVLSGLQPTDRFIANPSAGTLEGEKVQVVSGVPGVAPQAQVRTVASQPVHSDGNQQGNTAAATSEPK is encoded by the coding sequence TTGTCCGCCGCGATCGCCGCCCTTGTTCTTGCCGGCCTTGTTGTCCACGGCATCGTCGAGCGCCACGACACTGTCACCGATCTTAAATCGGTCGCCGACGAGGAGTCCGTACCGCAGGTTCAGGTGATGTCGCCTACGTCAGGACCCGCCACGCGAACGGTCACGCTGCCCGGCAACATCAAGGCCTGGTACACCGCGCCGATCTATGCGCAGGTTTCCGGCTACGTGCGCAAGTGGTACGTGGATTACGGCGCGTCCGTCAAGGCCGGTACGTTGCTCGCCACGATTGACGCGCCTACCGTCGACGAGCAATACCAGACGTCGGTCGCAAATCTCGACGTGGCGAAAACCAACGGCACGCTTGCCAATGTGACGGCGAAACGCTGGAAGGCACTGGCGGGCACGGAAGCCGTCGCGCAGGAAGAGGTGGACGTGAAAGTCGCGGATGCCGCGGCGAAGCAGGCTCAAGTGCTGGCAGCCCAGCATGACCTTGCGCGCTACCACGCGCTGGAGGGGTTCAAGAATATCGTGGCGCCTTTCGACGGCGTCGTCACCTCGCGCGACACGGACGTGGGCAACTATGTGAACGCCGCGGGCGGTGACGTCAGTTCCCGGGGAACGGCGGACGAGCTGTTCTCGGTAGCGGATATCCACAAGATGCGGCTCTTCGTTTCCGTGCCGCAGGACTATGCGGACATGCTGAAGCCGGGCCTCGAGGCGACTTTCACGCTGGCCCAGTATCCGGGCCGCGAGTTCAAGGCAACGCTCCTGACCACCGCTAATGCGTTCAACCCGCAGACGCGAACCGTCGTCACGGAACTGGTGGCTGATAACCCGGATCATCTGATCTGGCCAGGCACCTATGCGACGGTTCAGTTTGTCGTGCCCGCCAACCAGAGCGTGCTCGTCGTGCCCGAACAGGCGCTGCTGTTCCGCGACCAGGGCATGCAGGTGGCGGTCATCGATTCGGACAACCGGGTGCACCTCCAGAACGTCAAGCTCGGGCTGAATCTCGGCCAGAACGTTCAGGTGCTCTCCGGCCTGCAACCCACCGACCGCTTCATCGCCAATCCTTCCGCGGGCACCCTCGAAGGCGAGAAAGTGCAAGTCGTAAGCGGCGTGCCGGGCGTCGCGCCGCAAGCGCAGGTGCGAACTGTGGCATCTCAGCCGGTGCATTCAGACGGGAATCAGCAAGGCAACACCGCAGCTGCGACGAGTGAGCCGAAATGA
- a CDS encoding efflux RND transporter permease subunit: MNAIVLVALRRPLTFVVMSILILLFGAMAVLKTPTDIFPAIRIPVIAVVWNYNGLSPQDMSGRVVYYYERALTATVANVEHIESQSLYGAGIVKIFFQPGTDIAAAQAQVASISQTVLKQMPAGITPPQVLVYNASSVPVLDLQVSAQNMTAAQVYDMASNLVRPQLVAVPGVSIPAPYGGASLNVEIDLNQAKLLAHGLSAADVAAALRAQNVVLPAGDQKIGGLDFMVETNSTPLNVPTFNNMPIKTVNGATVYLRDVAYVHRGAPPQTNAVLVKGKQSVLIQIFKSGNASTLAVVAGIKQALPGIIRTLPAGVKVTPLNDASGFVRDSVEEVVQEMITAAILTGLTVLLFLGSWRSTLIVATSIPLAILSSILVLHYTGQTINVMTLGGLALAVGILVDDATVMIENIDSHLEGGAELEPGIIAAANQIVVPTLVATLCICIVWLPLFQLDGISGYLFRPLAEAIIFAMIASFILSRTLVPTMAAWLLRGQVHGHGHEHGGNPGFFTRFQRRFERGFTHFRDRYRDVLTAAVTHRQRFILCFVIFAVASMGLLAFLGRDFFPSIKSGEIDMHMRAPIGTRLEDASKIAVLANAEIRKILPGQVSNLVDNCGLPSSSLNLAYTSDGTIGPQDCDITITLKNEQSPVEDYRFKLRRALPKLFPGTTFTFLPGDITAKILNFGLPAPIDVQISGRGQTQNMAFAQTLAARLHKIPGAADVNIQQAFNEPTLRVAADRSLASGMNLSEADIADNALATLSGSGQTAPTYWLDTTTGVSHLVNLQTPQDQLASMNDLETIPIAQGNGGKAGGPQPQLLGALGTVTQTGTPLLVSHYSILPSIDIYVSNQGRDLGAVYDQVQQVVKEMNSQVPHGASVHVRGQATTMNSAYAQLLGGLALSVLLVYLVIVVNFQSWLDPFIIITALPGALAGIVWSLFLTHTTGSVPALTGAIMCMGTATANSILVVSYARERLAEHGDAIVAAIEAGYARIRPVLMTALAMIIGMLPMSMSNTQNAPLGRAVIGGLLVATFATLLFVPCVFAMMHRNDKNATESHV, from the coding sequence ATGAACGCCATTGTCCTGGTTGCCTTGCGCCGCCCGCTCACCTTCGTGGTGATGAGCATCCTCATACTCCTGTTCGGCGCGATGGCCGTATTGAAGACCCCGACGGACATCTTTCCCGCCATCCGCATCCCGGTGATCGCGGTCGTGTGGAACTACAACGGCCTGTCTCCGCAGGATATGTCCGGCCGCGTGGTCTACTACTACGAGCGCGCCCTGACCGCGACGGTGGCTAACGTCGAACACATCGAGAGCCAGTCCTTGTACGGCGCCGGCATCGTGAAGATCTTCTTTCAGCCGGGCACCGACATCGCTGCCGCCCAGGCCCAGGTCGCATCCATCTCGCAGACCGTGCTGAAGCAGATGCCGGCAGGCATCACGCCGCCTCAAGTGCTGGTGTACAACGCGTCCTCGGTCCCGGTGCTGGACCTTCAGGTCTCCGCGCAGAACATGACGGCCGCGCAGGTGTACGACATGGCGTCCAACCTGGTGCGCCCACAACTGGTGGCCGTGCCGGGCGTCTCGATTCCGGCTCCGTACGGGGGCGCTTCACTGAACGTCGAAATCGATCTGAACCAGGCGAAGCTGCTGGCGCACGGCCTCTCGGCCGCCGACGTAGCGGCGGCACTCAGGGCGCAGAACGTGGTGCTTCCCGCGGGCGATCAGAAGATCGGCGGACTCGACTTCATGGTTGAAACGAATTCGACGCCTCTCAATGTGCCGACGTTCAACAACATGCCGATCAAGACGGTCAACGGCGCGACAGTCTATCTGCGCGACGTCGCCTACGTCCATCGCGGCGCGCCGCCGCAGACGAACGCGGTGCTGGTGAAAGGCAAGCAGTCCGTGCTGATCCAGATCTTCAAGAGCGGCAACGCGTCGACACTCGCCGTGGTGGCAGGCATCAAGCAGGCGCTGCCCGGCATTATCCGGACGCTGCCGGCGGGCGTGAAGGTCACGCCGCTCAACGATGCCTCGGGGTTCGTGCGCGATTCGGTGGAAGAGGTGGTTCAGGAGATGATCACGGCAGCGATCCTGACAGGGTTGACCGTGCTGCTCTTTCTCGGCAGTTGGCGTTCGACGCTGATCGTCGCGACCTCGATTCCGCTCGCGATCCTGTCTTCGATCCTGGTGCTGCACTACACCGGGCAGACGATCAATGTCATGACGCTTGGCGGATTGGCGCTCGCGGTCGGTATTCTGGTCGACGACGCCACCGTCATGATCGAAAACATCGATTCCCACCTTGAAGGAGGTGCCGAGCTGGAGCCGGGCATCATTGCGGCGGCAAACCAGATCGTCGTGCCGACGCTCGTCGCGACGCTGTGCATCTGTATTGTCTGGCTGCCGCTGTTCCAGCTGGACGGCATCTCGGGGTATCTGTTCCGGCCGCTTGCCGAAGCCATTATCTTTGCGATGATCGCTTCGTTCATCCTCTCGCGCACGCTGGTGCCGACCATGGCCGCATGGCTGCTGCGCGGCCAGGTGCACGGGCACGGGCATGAGCACGGAGGCAATCCTGGTTTTTTCACCCGCTTTCAGCGCCGCTTCGAGCGGGGATTCACGCACTTTCGTGATCGATACCGGGACGTGCTGACCGCCGCCGTGACTCATCGCCAGCGCTTCATCCTCTGCTTCGTCATTTTCGCGGTCGCGTCGATGGGTCTGCTCGCGTTCCTCGGCCGTGACTTTTTCCCAAGCATCAAGTCGGGTGAAATCGATATGCACATGCGCGCACCGATCGGTACGCGGCTTGAGGATGCGTCGAAGATCGCGGTGCTCGCCAATGCCGAAATCCGCAAGATTCTGCCGGGCCAGGTCTCCAATCTGGTCGACAACTGCGGCCTGCCCTCCAGCAGCCTGAACCTGGCCTATACCTCTGACGGCACAATCGGTCCACAGGACTGCGACATCACGATCACGCTGAAGAATGAACAGTCGCCTGTGGAGGACTACCGGTTCAAGCTGCGCCGCGCGCTGCCGAAGCTGTTCCCCGGCACGACGTTTACCTTCCTGCCCGGCGACATCACGGCCAAGATCCTGAACTTCGGCCTGCCCGCACCGATCGATGTGCAGATCTCGGGCCGCGGACAAACGCAGAACATGGCCTTCGCGCAGACGCTTGCTGCACGCCTGCACAAGATTCCAGGCGCGGCCGACGTCAACATTCAGCAGGCGTTCAACGAACCGACGCTCAGGGTTGCCGCGGACCGCTCGCTTGCCTCCGGTATGAACCTGAGCGAAGCCGACATCGCGGACAACGCGCTTGCGACACTGTCCGGCAGCGGGCAGACGGCGCCGACGTATTGGCTCGACACGACGACCGGCGTCTCGCACCTCGTCAACTTGCAGACGCCGCAAGACCAGCTCGCGTCGATGAACGACCTCGAGACGATTCCGATCGCTCAAGGCAACGGCGGCAAGGCAGGTGGACCGCAGCCGCAGTTGCTGGGCGCGCTCGGCACCGTCACGCAAACGGGCACGCCTTTGCTGGTGTCTCACTACAGCATCCTGCCCTCGATCGATATCTACGTCAGCAACCAGGGACGCGACCTCGGCGCTGTCTACGATCAAGTCCAACAGGTCGTGAAGGAGATGAATTCGCAGGTACCGCATGGCGCGAGCGTGCACGTGCGCGGCCAGGCTACGACGATGAACAGCGCATACGCGCAACTTCTGGGGGGATTGGCGCTTTCCGTGCTGCTGGTTTATCTCGTCATCGTCGTCAATTTCCAGTCATGGCTCGACCCTTTCATCATCATCACGGCACTGCCAGGGGCACTCGCTGGCATTGTGTGGAGCCTCTTCCTCACCCATACGACCGGTTCAGTGCCCGCGCTGACGGGCGCAATCATGTGCATGGGCACGGCGACGGCCAACTCGATCCTTGTCGTGTCGTATGCCCGTGAGCGCCTCGCGGAACACGGTGATGCGATCGTCGCCGCCATCGAAGCCGGCTATGCCCGTATCCGCCCGGTTCTGATGACCGCCCTCGCCATGATCATCGGGATGCTGCCGATGTCCATGAGCAACACTCAAAACGCACCGCTCGGACGCGCGGTCATTGGTGGACTTCTCGTCGCGACGTTTGCCACTTTGCTGTTTGTTCCCTGCGTGTTCGCGATGATGCATCGCAACGACAAAAATGCCACGGAGTCTCATGTATGA